Proteins co-encoded in one Armatimonadota bacterium genomic window:
- a CDS encoding YeiH family putative sulfate export transporter: MSSEPANPAPETTTEREARRQSASALPGIALCVAIAAVAVALGHLVPIVGAPVFGILLGIAVANFLRLPAATQPGTRFCSKKVLQAAIIVLGGSLSLMQVVKTGEESLAVMLITLTSALAAAWLLGRALKVGATLTGLIGVGTGICGGSAIAAVAPIVDADDDEIAFSISTVFLFNVVAVIIFPVLGHLMAMSQTGFGLWAGTAINDTSSVVAAAYSYGQDAGDYATVTKLARTTMIVPICIGLAFLMSRRRCSDTKCDLGKTIPWFILGFLALSVLNTAGVFGEQFAGYCGIAGKHLIVVALAGVGLGANMRKIVKTGARPILLGLLVWIIVAATSLAVQALARQL; the protein is encoded by the coding sequence TTGAGTTCCGAGCCAGCCAATCCCGCACCTGAAACAACAACCGAACGCGAAGCACGCCGGCAGAGCGCGTCCGCGCTTCCCGGGATAGCCCTGTGCGTTGCAATCGCCGCCGTCGCCGTGGCACTGGGCCACCTTGTCCCCATCGTGGGCGCCCCGGTATTCGGGATACTCCTGGGCATTGCAGTCGCCAATTTCCTGCGACTACCTGCCGCCACCCAGCCCGGCACCAGGTTCTGCAGCAAGAAGGTTCTCCAGGCTGCCATCATCGTCCTGGGCGGCAGTCTGAGCCTCATGCAGGTGGTGAAGACGGGCGAAGAGTCATTGGCGGTAATGCTGATCACGCTTACGTCAGCGCTCGCGGCGGCCTGGCTTCTGGGCCGGGCTCTGAAAGTGGGTGCTACCCTCACCGGACTCATCGGAGTGGGCACCGGGATCTGCGGCGGGTCGGCGATTGCCGCCGTGGCGCCCATCGTGGATGCCGACGACGACGAAATCGCTTTCTCAATCTCCACCGTCTTCCTCTTCAACGTCGTCGCGGTCATCATCTTCCCCGTGCTGGGACATCTCATGGCCATGAGCCAGACGGGCTTCGGCCTCTGGGCCGGCACCGCCATCAACGACACTTCATCGGTCGTCGCTGCCGCTTACTCGTACGGGCAGGACGCCGGCGATTACGCGACGGTGACCAAACTCGCGCGCACCACGATGATCGTCCCAATCTGCATCGGGCTGGCGTTTCTTATGAGCCGCCGCCGCTGTTCCGACACGAAATGCGACCTGGGCAAGACTATCCCCTGGTTCATCCTCGGCTTCCTGGCGCTGTCTGTGCTGAACACGGCGGGGGTGTTCGGGGAGCAGTTCGCGGGGTACTGCGGCATCGCCGGCAAGCACCTGATCGTGGTCGCTCTCGCCGGTGTGGGCCTGGGTGCGAACATGCGGAAGATCGTGAAGACCGGTGCCCGGCCGATCCTCCTGGGCCTGTTGGTCTGGATCATCGTCGCAGCCACAAGCCTCGCGGTGCAGGCCCTGGCCCGTCAGCTGTAG